A DNA window from Cutaneotrichosporon cavernicola HIS019 DNA, chromosome: 2 contains the following coding sequences:
- a CDS encoding uncharacterized protein (bromo domain), protein MPPLEQPLDINGSGVGAASSDKPQRKRRLDVNPSLILSTEGRSKRRRTPSPLPETEPEMDPRDAERAKHLGLALYSKIMGLRDSSGESMAEPFVKLPNKRQFPDYYETIKNPMSLEIIHQKLNAGGYMSLFDVCNDFYQMWNNAKRYNMKESTLFQWAKKMHQITRTFYGSHTVGQDASGESDDGASVPPPSLPAATPVPARTATSVSVSAAPSPSTAGPSTPMGDSILPKLSGPGTGKKRGSYMKDGPTVYKLIKPCMRDIKAAKSSDGQDRDIAAIFLSLPDRRSFPDYYRMIKNPLALDDIETRMMSRRYHTSEEFFIEVERMCDNAMLYNEDESEVWRDAKQIHGIVQHHRALVKERLGQLKMGAPGPKLPPKVMTPVHHSSHPAATVPTAPAIGLPQSMMHAPQAGYVSHASYPNIAYPPQHQQHVPAAAPSSQLPPLPHGVVTEEVVATLDRYPSFEQQAWISSLPPLALNIFRQMKEANDARKRGVPPPTVESRSAPAPDPGPLSPTIKVIDFAYSDAAPDSESTTPVPRDPPSAIRLRNMRGVAAHAVAIASATSELELTAWVADPADAKPEVTLRVNGTAVDTPKLLYSAKDSNEKDGKDEVPAGMRWTVPVSPARLEFKIEVVATKPGAGPETSAIFINRQF, encoded by the exons ATGCCCCCACTCGAACAACCACTCGACATCAACGGGTCTGGGGTcggcgccgcgtcgtcagACAAGCCCCAGCGCAAGCGACGTTTAGACGTCAACCCttccctcatcctctccaccGAGGGCCGGAGCAAGCGTCGCCGCACGCCATCGCCCCTTCCCGAAACCGAGCCCGAGATGGacccgcgcgacgccgagcgcgcaaAGCACCTCGGCCTGGCACTATACAGCAAGATTATGGGGCTGCGTGATTCGAG TGGCGAATCGATGGCAGAGCCCTTTGTAAAGCTACCCAACAAG CGCCAGTTCCCCGACTACTACGAGACCATCAAGAACCCGATGTCGCTCGAAATCATCCACCAAAAGCTCAACGCTGGAGGGTACATGTCGCTCTTTGATGTCTGCAACGACTTTTACCAGATGTGGAACAACGCCAAGCGAT ATAATATGAAAGAGTCGACGTTGTTCCAGTGGGCCAAGAAGATGCACCAGATCACGCGCACCTTCTACGGCTCGCACACGGTGGGGCAGGACGCCAGTGGCGAGAGCGATGACGGGGCATCTGTGCCACCACCTTCACTGCCTGCTGCGACCCCTGTCCCTGCGCGCACGGCCACCTCTGTCTCTGTTTCGGcagcgccctcgccatcgacaGCTGGGCCATCAACGCCAATGGGCGACTCAATCCTTCCCAAGCTGTCGGGACCTGGGACAGGCAAGAAGCGCGGGAGCTACATGAAGGACGGGCCGACAGTGTACAAGCTGATCAAGCCGTGCATGCGTGACATCAAGGCTGCCAAGTCGAGCGA CGGACAAGATCGCGACATTGCCGCCATCTTTCTCTCCCTACCAGACCGCCGGTCGTTCCCAGACTACTACCGGATGATCAAGAACCCGTTAGCACTCGACGATATCGAGACGAGAATGATGTCGCGCAGGTACCACACGTCAGAAGAGTTCTtcatcgaggtcgagcgcatGTGCGACAACGCTATGCTGTacaacgaggacgagagtGAAGTGTGGCGCGACGCAAAACAGATTCATGGGATCGTGCAGCACCAtcgcgcgctcgtcaaggaACGCCTGGGGCAGCTCAAGATGGGCGCACCAGGTCCAAAGCTGCCGCCCAAGGTGATGACGCCCGTCCACCACAGCTCGCACCCGGCCGCCACTGTACCAACAGCGCCGGCAATCGGATTACCACAGTCCATGATGCACGCTCCGCAGGCGGGCTATGTGTCACATGCATCCTACCCCAACATCGCCTACCCACCACAACATCAACAGCACGTTCCTGCAgccgcgccgtcctcgcaACTGCCACCACTACCACACGGCGTCGTAACAGAAGAGGTAGTAGCGACACTAGACCGCTACCCGTCGTTCGAGCAGCAGGCGTGGATCTCATCACTACCCCCGCTTGCCCTCAACATCTTCCGGCAGATGAAGGAGGCCAATGACGCGCGTAAGCGTGGTgtcccccctcccaccgtcgagtcgcgctcggcaccTGCGCCAGACCCTGGACCGCTCTCGCCCACGATCAAGGTCATCGACTTTGCATACTCTGATGCGGCGCCTGATAGCGAATCTACAACCCCTGTGCCCCGGGACCCACCGAGCGCGATCCGTCTGCGAAACatgcgcggcgtcgcggcgcaCGCTGTCGCCATCGCGTCCGCGAcgtccgagctcgagctcacggCGTGGGTTGCCGACCcagccgacgccaagcctGAAGTCACGCTGCGCGTCAACGGCACGGCGGTCGACACGCCCAAGCTCCTCTACAGCGCCAAGGACAGCAATGagaaggacggcaaggacgaggtcCCGGCGGGCATGCGCTGGACGGTGCCCGTCTCCCCGGCGCGGCTGGAGTTCAAgatcgaggtcgtcgcgacCAAGCCTGGTGCCGGGCCCGAGACGAGCGCCATTTTCATCAACCGCCAGTTCTAG
- a CDS encoding uncharacterized protein (Transcriptional repressor TCF25): protein MSKRLNKRQMRELEELEALKAVEKSATPDLPEDESDDDDAPAAFNPFAALEGGDEPEAESEDDEDAPAPVAKKKNKKKKPKKKKIAAAALLDETDSPSASSTPRGKKGKGTPIPDDEGMDEVDRALAELKLKYGEDPTPTGPAQEDSAPRSVMAFRSLLSIEPKNLDADAELRRFFGSKIIAAATPTGGNRRHAAALAKVRYVLAKPKPTYPPPISLAGLNMRELSAEEVEDLYDRRGWLQADPGEKWYSFEHSPAWREIERQFLGAVQSHDPNELMALLQVYPWHVDTLLQMSEVYRLQNDIGAASDFAERALYALDRCLVPGFNVQSGSCRLDFDFVENRPMFTALHRIISYLGRRGCWVTAFNFAKLLFSLDPEGDPHCAALWLDFLAVKANQGSWLLQMLEMRETSRAAALWHGYPGMGWARALALRQEEDSRKDKEHKESTAALVQAMKTFPEVVVLLADKIGANIPHEARSKPLLQVEVGYTDSPSTLLHLLAHIYVARSEALWKESKVLSWFERTLEATLPDIDDGAARAARAEAHAIAQTPRDLDADGELAIPLNICRHVLCSESTSWLGYLPPAISRRPFHAYDPLPPSSAQTAYDAAYFDPVARQLGAQVRQAPYGAAMDRFLDEVRQHARRDPAEWAEPVRDTFTQFAGRAPEDMDAEDRQAMVRDLVRMYEQVVATFRNGGGDGLFGYAPGNDAMPGAFPG, encoded by the exons ATGTCAAAGCGCCTCAATAAGCGCCAgatgcgcgagctcgaggagctcgaggcacTAAAGGCTGTTGAGAAGAGTGCTACACCAGACCTCCCAGAAGACGAGAgtgacgatgatgacgcGCCGGCCGCGTTTAACCCGTTTGCCGCC TTGGAGGGAGGAGACGAGCCAGAGGCGGAGTCagaagatgacgaggacgctcCTGCACCTGTAGCGAAGAAGAAA aacaagaagaagaagccgaagaagaagaagattgccgccgccgcgctcttGGACGAGACGGACTCGccatcggcgtcgtcgacaccaCGGGGAaagaaggggaagggaaCACCCATAccggacgacgagggaatggacgaggtcgaccgtgcactcgccgagctcaagctcaagtATGGCGAGGACCCCACACCAACAGGTCCCGCACAGGAAGATTCCGCGCCGCGGTCGGTCATGGCGTTCCGCTCGCTCCTGTCCATCGAACCAAAGAATCTCGACGCGGATGCCGAGTTACGGCGCTTCTTTGGTTCCAAGATC ATCGCCGCTGCCACACCGACGGGTGGCAACAGAcggcacgccgccgcgctcgccaaggtGCGGTACGTGCTTGCGAAGCCCAAGCCGACGTACCCACCACCAATCTCATTGGCGGGGCTCAACATGCGCGAGctgagcgccgaggaggtcgaggacctctACGATAGACGAGGATGGCTGCAGGCGGACCCTGGGGAGAAGTGGTACTCGTTCGAGCACTCGCCTGCATGGAGGGAAATTGAGCGGCAGTTTCTCGGCGCAGTGCAATCGCATG accCCAACGAGCTCATGGCGCTCCTCCAGGTGTACCCTTGGCACGTCGACACGTTACTCCAGATGAGCGAGGTTTACCGGCTACAGAACGACATTGGTGCTGCGTCCGACTtcgccgagcgcgcgctGTACGCACTCGACCGGTGTCTTGTGCCCGGGTTCAATGTGCAGAGCGGGAGCTGTCGACTAGACTTTGACTTTGTGGAGAACCGGCCGATGTTCACTGCTCTCCACCGCATTATCTCTTACCTCGGCCGCCGTGGGTGTTGGGTGACGGCCTTCAACTTTGCCAAGCTCCTGTTCTCGCTCGATCCCGAGGGTGACCCCCACTGCGCGGCGCTGTGGCTTGACTTCCTTGCCGTCAAGGCGAACCAGGGCTCGTGGCTGCTTCAGATGCTGGAGATGCGCGAGACATCGCGCGCTGCTGCGCTGTGGCACGGATATCCTGGTATGGGATGGGCGCGGGCGCTGGCACTGCGACAGGAGGAGGATAGCCggaaggacaaggagcaCAAGGAGAGCACTGCAGCGCTCGTGCAGGCGATGAAGACGTTTCCCGAGGTGGTCGTGCTTCTTGCCGACAAGATCGGCGCCAATATCCCGCATGAGGCACGTTCCAagcccctcctccaggtcgaggttggctACACGGATAGCCCGTCGACATtgctccacctcctcgcacACATCTACGTGGCGCGCTCCGAGGCACTGTGGAAGGAATCAAAGGTGCTGTCTTGGTTCGAGAGGACGCTGGAGGCCACCCTACCCGATATCGACGACGGGGCggctcgcgcagcgcgagcCGAGGCGCACGCGATCGCTCAGACACCACGTGACCTGGATgcggacggcgagctcgcgatCCCCCTCAACATCTGCCGGCATGTGCTATGCTCGGAGAGCACGTCCTGGCTCGGCTACCTTCCGCCCGCGATCTCGCGTCGGCCGTTCCACGCTTACGACCCACTAccgcccagctcggcccAGACGGCCTACGACGCGGCGTACTTTGACCCCGTggcgcgccagctcggcgcgcaggTACGCCAGGCGCCGTACGGCGCAGCCATGGACCGTTTCTTAGACGAGGTGCGGCAGCATGCTCGCCGGGACCCCGCCGAGTGGGCGGAGCCTGTGCGCGACACGTTTACCCAGTTTGCAGGCCGCGCACCAGAGGACATGGATGCCGAGGACCGACAGGCCATGGTCCGCGACCTGGTGCGGATGTACGAGCAAGTTGTAGCGACGTTCCGCaacggtggcggtgacggcCTCTTCGGATATGCGCCAGGAAACGACGCGATGCCGGGTGCGTTCCCCGGATAG